From a single Fulvivirga ulvae genomic region:
- a CDS encoding alpha-ketoglutarate-dependent dioxygenase AlkB family protein: protein MMTLFDTAVDNILPNDGVARYFGAVLDKPKADNYQKLLMETVEWKHDEVVVFGKKHVTKRMVAWYGDDNFSYTYSGTTRQATPWTKELLELRDMVEKLTATTYNSCLLNLYHHGEEGMGWHSDNEDTLEPGATIASLSLGAERKFAFKHRHTGETVSIMLENGSLLTMMNEVQEYWLHSLPKTKKVHEPRVNLTFRRFGV, encoded by the coding sequence ATGATGACGCTATTTGATACCGCTGTAGATAACATTTTGCCGAACGATGGTGTGGCGAGGTATTTCGGTGCTGTACTTGACAAACCAAAGGCAGATAATTATCAGAAACTGTTGATGGAAACTGTTGAATGGAAGCACGATGAGGTGGTGGTATTTGGAAAAAAGCATGTTACCAAAAGAATGGTGGCGTGGTATGGAGATGATAATTTTAGCTATACTTATTCCGGTACTACCCGCCAGGCTACTCCGTGGACTAAGGAACTGCTGGAATTGAGGGACATGGTGGAGAAATTGACAGCAACAACTTATAATTCGTGCCTTTTAAATTTATACCACCACGGTGAGGAGGGCATGGGCTGGCATAGCGACAATGAGGATACCCTGGAGCCAGGGGCAACTATCGCATCACTGAGCCTGGGAGCGGAACGGAAATTTGCCTTCAAACACAGGCATACGGGAGAGACCGTCTCCATTATGCTCGAAAACGGGAGCCTGTTGACCATGATGAATGAGGTGCAGGAGTATTGGCTGCATAGTTTGCCCAAGACGAAGAAGGTGCATGAGCCGAGGGTTAATCTTACTTTTAGGCGGTTTGGTGTTTAG
- a CDS encoding energy transducer TonB, with the protein MKVFIALLLLFNMVSVAFSQYTIYYNERGEITLPELATHYRIAKVNVVDKHFVGKVLEYRMDSSLILEINYDDKGFKKGEFRYVNNIGETISTDHWPSSSSLQLDSLLSIINKKKEFAKATYIRRNDYPDLKPLLIDKYVAETTAIIENEERVVFVIVEDPPQFPGGMNKFAEMLGYYLVYPNEALDKKITGKVYVQFVINGDGTTSDVKVLKGIGAGCDEAAEYAVRKMPDWRPGYQRGKAVPVKMVIPITFN; encoded by the coding sequence GTGAAAGTATTTATTGCTCTATTGTTACTGTTCAATATGGTCAGTGTTGCTTTTAGCCAATATACAATTTACTATAATGAAAGAGGAGAGATTACTTTACCTGAACTTGCTACCCACTATCGAATTGCAAAAGTTAATGTAGTCGATAAACATTTTGTTGGAAAAGTACTGGAATATCGAATGGACAGTTCTTTGATTTTGGAGATTAATTACGATGACAAAGGTTTTAAAAAAGGTGAATTTCGATATGTAAATAATATAGGAGAGACCATATCCACCGACCATTGGCCATCATCTAGTAGTTTGCAGTTGGACTCACTATTAAGCATAATTAATAAAAAGAAGGAGTTTGCAAAAGCAACTTATATCAGGAGAAATGATTATCCGGATCTGAAACCGTTGCTTATAGATAAATACGTTGCTGAAACCACTGCAATAATAGAGAATGAGGAAAGGGTAGTTTTTGTAATTGTCGAAGATCCTCCCCAGTTTCCTGGGGGTATGAATAAATTTGCGGAAATGTTGGGCTACTATTTAGTATATCCGAATGAAGCTTTGGATAAGAAAATTACAGGGAAAGTATATGTTCAATTTGTCATTAATGGTGACGGAACAACTTCTGATGTCAAAGTCTTAAAAGGTATTGGGGCAGGTTGTGATGAGGCCGCGGAGTACGCGGTTCGTAAAATGCCAGATTGGCGTCCAGGCTATCAAAGAGGTAAAGCAGTACCAGTCAAAATGGTTATTCCAATTACATTTAATTAA
- a CDS encoding DEAD/DEAH box helicase has protein sequence MSFDALGLAPSLLNALASQKYLKPYPIQEKAIPAVLRRKDVLGIAKTGSGKTASYVLPILTNLEGRIMDKSRYISVLVLVPTRELAIQVNDVFHDFGSALPDQVRSMAVYGGVSINPQMKSLYGVNVLVATPGRLLELVESKAVQLSAIETLVLDEADKILNLGFKEEMNRIFELLPAKRQNLLFSATLSNDVKEINQFLLNDPEVIEVEAVEENIDQIRQLAYFVPQEKKGPLLRYLIKENDIRHVLVFTSTVQKVDNVTTKLRKNGIDAEAIHSKKGQNARIEALSDFKRGRLRVLVATDLLARGIDIEFLPYVINYDLPRSPKDYVHRIGRTGRADASGDAISFITPEDQHHFKVIQKKMGKAVTMIDSENLDLKGF, from the coding sequence ATGTCATTTGATGCTCTCGGGCTGGCCCCATCTTTACTTAATGCACTCGCCAGTCAAAAATATTTGAAGCCTTATCCCATCCAGGAGAAAGCTATACCTGCAGTTTTGCGAAGAAAAGACGTGCTCGGGATAGCCAAGACAGGTTCCGGAAAAACAGCCAGCTACGTGCTGCCCATACTTACCAACCTGGAAGGCCGGATAATGGACAAAAGCAGATATATAAGCGTATTGGTATTAGTGCCTACACGGGAACTCGCTATACAGGTCAATGACGTTTTTCACGACTTTGGTTCAGCTCTTCCCGATCAGGTCAGGTCTATGGCAGTTTACGGAGGTGTTTCCATTAACCCGCAGATGAAGTCACTTTATGGTGTAAATGTACTTGTAGCCACACCCGGCAGGCTGCTGGAGCTGGTAGAGTCTAAAGCAGTGCAGCTGTCAGCCATTGAAACTTTGGTACTCGATGAGGCGGACAAAATACTTAATCTGGGTTTTAAGGAGGAGATGAACCGGATTTTTGAACTCTTGCCGGCCAAAAGACAAAACCTTTTATTCTCAGCCACATTAAGCAACGATGTAAAAGAGATCAACCAGTTTTTACTAAATGATCCTGAAGTGATCGAAGTTGAGGCTGTTGAGGAAAACATTGATCAAATCAGGCAACTGGCCTACTTTGTGCCCCAGGAGAAGAAAGGTCCTTTGCTGAGGTATTTGATCAAAGAAAATGACATCAGGCACGTACTTGTTTTTACTTCCACAGTTCAGAAAGTAGATAACGTAACTACCAAACTGCGTAAAAACGGTATAGATGCAGAAGCCATCCATAGTAAAAAAGGACAAAATGCCAGGATCGAGGCTTTGTCTGATTTTAAAAGAGGGAGGCTTCGGGTGCTTGTGGCTACAGACCTGTTGGCAAGAGGTATAGATATAGAATTTTTACCTTACGTTATCAACTACGACCTGCCCCGGTCACCCAAAGATTATGTGCACAGAATAGGCAGAACAGGCCGTGCCGATGCTTCTGGAGATGCCATTTCATTCATCACCCCGGAAGACCAGCACCATTTTAAAGTGATTCAAAAGAAAATGGGCAAGGCCGTCACCATGATCGATAGCGAAAATTTAGACCTGAAAGGGTTTTAG
- a CDS encoding VF530 family DNA-binding protein encodes MSKTNSPEEQPNNPLHGVKLADMLEFLVDRLGWAEMGAKINIRCFNSDPSVKSSLKFLRKTPWAREKVEQLYLKEVSKPKR; translated from the coding sequence ATGTCAAAAACAAATAGCCCTGAAGAACAACCCAATAACCCTCTGCACGGAGTGAAGCTGGCTGATATGCTGGAATTTCTCGTGGATAGATTAGGGTGGGCCGAAATGGGAGCTAAAATAAATATACGGTGCTTTAACAGCGATCCATCTGTAAAATCAAGCCTTAAATTTCTAAGAAAAACCCCCTGGGCAAGGGAAAAAGTGGAGCAGCTATATTTGAAAGAGGTCAGCAAGCCTAAACGGTAA
- a CDS encoding MBL fold metallo-hydrolase: MSKIIPISIWPGGLINCFLIKGAQKHILVDTGIPNSEGRILRQLKQHNINAGDIDLIVVTHGHIDHFGSAAKLKDIFGASILAHKADERAYQSGLADVSTMKVNKPQWKLFRALVKDQRAKRFNQDILIEGEADYDLAPWGTNGKVIHTPGHTPGSLSVILENGEAIIMDMMASGILLGGVMFRSRIKHPPFHDDLIELKSSFEKVLAAKGELYYLGHGGPVSTKQVMDYYNKYLGTSPDKISINVKNK; the protein is encoded by the coding sequence ATGAGCAAAATAATCCCAATTTCTATCTGGCCAGGCGGTTTGATCAACTGCTTTCTCATCAAAGGAGCACAAAAACACATATTGGTAGATACAGGTATCCCCAATAGCGAAGGGAGGATACTCAGGCAGTTGAAGCAGCATAACATCAATGCCGGCGATATAGATCTGATTGTGGTTACCCATGGTCACATAGACCATTTTGGAAGTGCGGCTAAATTGAAAGACATATTCGGGGCATCCATACTAGCCCACAAAGCTGATGAGCGGGCTTACCAATCCGGGCTCGCAGATGTTTCAACTATGAAAGTAAACAAACCTCAATGGAAACTATTTCGGGCACTGGTAAAAGATCAGCGGGCAAAACGTTTTAATCAGGATATTTTAATCGAGGGAGAAGCGGACTATGATCTGGCCCCGTGGGGAACAAACGGTAAAGTGATCCATACCCCTGGACATACTCCTGGCTCTTTATCAGTGATACTTGAAAACGGTGAAGCTATCATTATGGATATGATGGCATCCGGCATACTGCTTGGAGGTGTTATGTTTCGTTCACGGATCAAACACCCGCCCTTTCATGATGATCTGATCGAATTAAAGTCTAGTTTTGAAAAAGTGCTGGCGGCAAAAGGAGAGTTGTACTATCTTGGGCATGGAGGGCCGGTGAGCACAAAGCAGGTGATGGATTATTATAACAAATACCTGGGGACATCCCCGGATAAGATTTCAATAAATGTCAAAAACAAATAG
- a CDS encoding Crp/Fnr family transcriptional regulator has product MRLKLGMEQNDKALINVVENKVSVSPEEKVLLTASFHPKSSKKNEFLLKSGQRPQQLYFIVSGYVRCFYIDNEGNEITTDILSARELVTSFESFLKDIPSSYSIQCISECELLFISKQDYQALYQKVEGWPVFCQGVYESHILKMTSRINALQTLSASDRYEKLLNKQPEIALHTPVKHLASYLGIKPQSLSRIRKGIK; this is encoded by the coding sequence TTGAGGTTGAAGCTTGGTATGGAGCAAAATGACAAAGCACTAATAAATGTAGTAGAGAACAAAGTATCTGTTTCTCCGGAAGAAAAAGTACTCTTAACTGCCTCATTCCATCCCAAAAGCAGCAAGAAAAATGAGTTCCTGCTTAAATCCGGTCAAAGGCCACAGCAACTATATTTTATTGTTTCCGGCTATGTCAGGTGTTTTTATATCGATAATGAAGGCAATGAAATAACCACCGATATACTGTCAGCTCGTGAGCTGGTAACATCTTTTGAGAGCTTTCTTAAAGACATACCTTCTTCTTATAGTATCCAGTGCATTTCCGAGTGTGAGCTGCTGTTCATATCAAAGCAGGATTATCAGGCACTTTATCAGAAAGTGGAGGGATGGCCGGTATTCTGTCAGGGTGTTTATGAGAGCCATATCCTGAAGATGACCTCACGCATCAATGCCTTACAGACCCTCTCTGCGTCAGACAGGTACGAGAAATTGCTCAACAAACAGCCGGAAATAGCCCTTCACACACCAGTCAAGCATTTGGCTTCCTACCTTGGCATCAAACCACAATCCCTCAGCAGGATCAGGAAAGGCATTAAGTAA
- a CDS encoding FtsX-like permease family protein, with amino-acid sequence MLKNYLKTTLRNLRRNPSNTFINVFGLSLGITCSLVLFLLATFLLSYDRYHENFDRIYRIVHSENDQLGNRVYNNGVPSPMADAVREEVPGIEKLAFVSNKYTNTLISIEDKEASEGRRYFEEREGVAYIEETFFDLFTRPIIKGNRAGFGQPGKVILSEKLADKYFGSTDIVGKEIVLNKEQVLEVTGVMEDVPRNSDFPFEMFISYSTIKKGYEEHGWGSVSSDDQIYLLLDESVKPGTINESLAAFKEKQFPNDNQDRSYFLQPLKDLHFDTRFGNYRYATVSNGNIITMVLVGFFILVTACINFINLSTAVAVKRSKEVGVRKVLGSTRKELVKQFMGETFFIVLLSIIVSLGLAELLLIYINPFLDISLSINWFTDGKIELFILSTLIIVTFIAGLYPSFVMARMKPAVIIKNQLSNVKTSGISLRKVLVGFQFVITPFFIIGTLVLIAQMKFIKESDLGFKMDAVIAIDIPESKDLQKKTLKNSIERISGVQKVSLASRTPLSGSISVTDIKLENDPREYYCDIKWADENYIPIYDIELKAGEGLKAVDTLTRVVVNEEFLKVAGISDPGEVLGRMVQIWGSDVPITGVVKNFYSRNLRMKIEPVMLVNGTGNARTISVKLSGQNFNAQLDDIKEAWQQVYPEYTFEYEFVDEVVAAMYESEEEMAVIFTFFSSVAIFIGCLGLFGLVSYTTNQKVKEIGIRKALGASVQNILGLVSREFMAPVLVGFVIAAPLGWYLMNEWLQNYQYKISLGFDVFAIALATTIVIALVTTGYKSLQAARSNPVDSLRDD; translated from the coding sequence ATGCTAAAGAACTATCTAAAAACCACATTAAGAAACCTCAGGAGAAATCCCTCCAATACATTTATCAATGTCTTTGGGTTGTCGTTGGGTATTACCTGTAGCCTGGTATTGTTCCTGCTCGCTACTTTTCTGCTGAGTTATGACCGTTACCATGAGAACTTCGACCGTATTTACCGGATTGTGCATTCGGAAAATGACCAGCTGGGCAATAGGGTTTATAACAATGGTGTGCCTTCGCCGATGGCGGATGCCGTGAGGGAAGAGGTGCCTGGTATAGAAAAGCTGGCCTTTGTTTCAAACAAGTATACCAATACACTGATATCTATCGAAGATAAAGAAGCTAGCGAAGGCAGGCGGTATTTTGAAGAGCGGGAAGGAGTAGCATATATTGAAGAAACTTTTTTTGACCTGTTTACCCGGCCCATCATCAAAGGAAACAGAGCAGGTTTTGGCCAGCCCGGCAAGGTGATCCTGTCAGAAAAACTGGCAGATAAGTACTTTGGTTCTACGGATATCGTGGGCAAAGAGATTGTGCTGAACAAGGAGCAGGTACTGGAAGTGACCGGAGTGATGGAGGATGTGCCCCGCAACAGCGATTTCCCGTTTGAAATGTTTATCTCTTACTCCACCATTAAAAAAGGCTACGAAGAGCATGGCTGGGGAAGCGTTAGCAGTGATGACCAGATCTATTTGCTGCTTGATGAATCTGTAAAACCCGGAACCATTAATGAAAGCCTGGCGGCATTCAAGGAAAAGCAATTCCCTAACGATAATCAGGATCGATCCTACTTTCTTCAGCCTCTTAAAGACCTGCACTTTGATACGAGGTTTGGTAATTACCGTTATGCGACGGTTAGCAATGGCAATATTATCACCATGGTTTTGGTAGGCTTCTTTATCCTGGTTACAGCCTGCATTAACTTTATTAACCTGTCCACTGCCGTGGCAGTAAAACGTTCCAAAGAAGTAGGAGTGAGGAAGGTACTGGGCAGCACCAGGAAGGAATTGGTCAAACAGTTTATGGGCGAGACCTTCTTCATCGTTTTGCTCTCCATCATCGTTTCCCTGGGCCTGGCGGAGCTGTTGCTTATCTATATCAACCCGTTTCTAGATATCAGCCTAAGTATCAATTGGTTTACTGATGGTAAGATTGAGCTATTCATTTTGAGTACACTCATCATTGTTACGTTCATTGCCGGGCTTTATCCATCCTTTGTAATGGCGAGAATGAAGCCCGCCGTTATTATTAAAAACCAGCTTTCAAATGTCAAAACCTCAGGGATCTCACTGCGCAAAGTTCTTGTCGGTTTTCAGTTTGTGATCACACCATTCTTCATCATTGGTACGTTGGTTTTGATTGCTCAGATGAAATTCATCAAAGAGTCAGACCTTGGGTTTAAAATGGATGCCGTCATTGCTATTGATATACCGGAGAGCAAAGACTTGCAAAAGAAGACGTTGAAAAACAGCATAGAGAGAATTTCCGGAGTTCAGAAGGTGAGCCTTGCCAGCAGAACGCCCCTTTCAGGCTCCATTTCGGTCACGGATATAAAGTTGGAAAATGACCCGCGGGAGTATTATTGTGATATAAAATGGGCCGATGAAAATTATATTCCTATTTACGATATTGAACTCAAAGCAGGAGAAGGACTGAAAGCGGTTGATACTTTGACGCGGGTGGTGGTCAATGAGGAGTTTCTTAAAGTGGCGGGAATAAGTGATCCCGGGGAGGTACTGGGCAGAATGGTACAGATCTGGGGTAGTGATGTTCCAATAACTGGTGTAGTAAAGAACTTTTATTCCAGAAACCTGCGCATGAAAATAGAGCCAGTTATGCTCGTCAATGGCACTGGTAATGCCAGGACGATTTCCGTAAAGCTGAGCGGGCAAAATTTTAACGCTCAACTTGATGACATCAAAGAAGCATGGCAGCAGGTGTACCCGGAATACACCTTTGAATATGAATTTGTAGACGAGGTAGTCGCCGCTATGTATGAGTCGGAAGAAGAGATGGCCGTCATTTTTACCTTCTTTTCTTCAGTCGCCATTTTTATAGGCTGTCTGGGCTTATTTGGCCTGGTTTCTTATACCACCAATCAGAAGGTAAAAGAGATTGGCATCCGCAAAGCGCTGGGCGCATCGGTTCAGAACATCCTTGGCCTTGTGTCGAGAGAATTTATGGCACCTGTACTGGTCGGGTTTGTAATAGCAGCGCCGCTAGGCTGGTACCTGATGAACGAGTGGCTCCAAAACTATCAATACAAAATCAGCCTTGGATTTGATGTTTTTGCCATTGCACTCGCTACCACCATTGTTATAGCTTTGGTCACCACAGGCTATAAGTCATTGCAGGCCGCAAGGTCTAACCCGGTGGATAGCTTGAGGGATGATTAA
- a CDS encoding ABC transporter permease, whose amino-acid sequence MLKNYVNIAIRNFIKDRFYSLINVLGLAIGIASSLIISLYILQELSYDDFHPDVEQKYRVNQTNIWDPAGGVMGSSVLPLAQVLVSEYPEVKSALRINTMGTRTFRSIQNNNTERVFNEPYVLAADSNFFAFFGFPLVKGDPESALKGKNKVVISEAMAVKYFGEDEALGKTLYIGDGKTALEVTGVAFQPENSHFNFDFLLSIYTNPDIKQFEWSWIWTQVVTYVELEKGTNPVKLEEKFKEITDNHVVATLQRFGIDYDEFMEGKGDWTFYLQPVNDINLYSAGIGNRLGNIGDIKYIYIFSCVAVFVLILAAINFMNLSTARSSLRAKEIGVRKVVGSSRKQLVGQFLVESVLVSFAATVIGLGLMELIRMSMGQFFDVQVQSFWSEPFILIFVIIIPLVLGLVAGIYPAFYLTSFKPANVLKGKVSAGIKSGGFRNTLVVIQFTISIALAICTLIVFQQLNYFSKKNLGFDKENILVINNAQKLGDQLESFRNELAAQNGVTNAAIAMDMIGRGSYEDIFTKESDDTRLAISQLKVDDYFFSTMGLELVVGRSFSEDRPSDMQATVINETTMKLYGWTEGNVLGQRIVYLGDDIGALEVIGVAKDFNFQSLRYGINPFMFTHIKSTMWGSNRIVAIKTKNQEVGELLNIAEQKWRKYADDNPFEYSFLNEEFQNQYQSEERLGALFSLFSGFALFIAAIGLFGLAAYTVHQRSKEIGIRKVLGASVGQLVVMLNGNFSKLILFSCLLALPIAWWAMDQWLDQFAYKVEVGWEVFVIASAVALFISWLTVSYQSVKAALVNPVETLKDE is encoded by the coding sequence ATGCTAAAAAATTACGTCAACATAGCGATAAGAAATTTCATTAAAGACAGGTTTTATTCCCTTATCAATGTATTGGGTCTGGCAATTGGTATTGCTTCCAGCCTGATCATTTCACTTTATATACTCCAAGAGCTGAGTTATGATGATTTTCATCCTGATGTGGAGCAAAAATACCGGGTCAACCAAACCAATATATGGGATCCTGCGGGGGGAGTGATGGGGTCTTCAGTGCTGCCTTTGGCGCAGGTGTTAGTATCTGAATATCCGGAGGTTAAATCTGCTTTGCGGATAAATACCATGGGTACCCGTACGTTCCGGTCTATACAAAATAACAATACCGAAAGGGTATTTAATGAGCCTTACGTACTTGCTGCCGACTCAAACTTCTTCGCTTTTTTTGGCTTTCCTTTAGTGAAGGGCGATCCTGAAAGTGCTCTTAAAGGGAAAAATAAGGTAGTAATCTCCGAGGCTATGGCTGTAAAATATTTTGGAGAAGACGAAGCCTTGGGTAAAACGTTGTACATTGGCGATGGCAAAACAGCACTGGAGGTTACAGGTGTGGCGTTTCAGCCTGAGAATAGCCACTTTAATTTCGACTTTCTGTTATCCATATACACCAATCCTGATATTAAGCAATTTGAATGGAGCTGGATATGGACCCAGGTGGTGACTTACGTGGAACTTGAAAAGGGAACTAATCCGGTAAAACTGGAAGAAAAATTTAAAGAGATTACTGATAATCATGTAGTAGCTACTTTACAGCGATTTGGAATTGATTATGATGAATTTATGGAAGGTAAAGGAGACTGGACTTTTTATCTCCAGCCTGTTAATGATATCAACCTGTACTCTGCAGGAATAGGTAACCGGTTGGGCAATATAGGAGATATCAAATACATCTATATTTTTTCCTGTGTGGCCGTATTTGTACTTATTCTGGCAGCGATTAATTTCATGAACTTATCTACAGCAAGATCATCATTGAGGGCGAAAGAAATAGGGGTGAGAAAGGTTGTAGGGTCGTCACGAAAGCAGTTAGTGGGGCAATTTCTGGTGGAATCAGTATTGGTATCATTTGCAGCGACCGTAATAGGCCTTGGGTTGATGGAGTTGATCAGGATGTCGATGGGCCAGTTTTTTGATGTACAGGTACAGTCTTTCTGGTCAGAACCGTTCATACTGATCTTTGTAATCATCATTCCATTGGTGCTGGGGCTCGTAGCCGGAATTTATCCTGCTTTTTATCTTACGTCTTTTAAGCCTGCCAATGTTTTGAAAGGAAAAGTGAGCGCCGGCATAAAAAGTGGAGGATTCAGAAATACACTGGTGGTCATTCAGTTCACCATTTCAATAGCGCTGGCCATATGTACACTTATTGTATTTCAACAGCTCAACTATTTTAGTAAAAAGAACCTGGGCTTTGATAAAGAAAATATCCTGGTGATCAACAACGCTCAAAAGCTTGGCGATCAGTTGGAGTCGTTCAGAAATGAATTAGCGGCCCAAAATGGGGTGACAAATGCCGCCATTGCTATGGATATGATTGGCAGGGGCTCTTATGAAGATATTTTCACCAAGGAAAGTGACGATACCAGGCTGGCGATCTCTCAACTTAAGGTTGATGACTATTTCTTCAGCACTATGGGGCTGGAACTGGTGGTGGGGAGATCATTTTCAGAAGACCGGCCTTCTGACATGCAGGCCACCGTTATTAATGAAACAACCATGAAGCTCTACGGCTGGACCGAAGGCAATGTGCTGGGTCAGCGCATCGTTTATTTGGGGGATGATATTGGAGCACTGGAGGTAATTGGTGTAGCGAAAGACTTCAATTTTCAGTCGTTGCGGTATGGAATTAATCCTTTCATGTTCACTCATATAAAATCAACTATGTGGGGAAGTAACAGGATAGTGGCTATAAAAACGAAAAACCAGGAGGTTGGGGAGCTATTGAACATCGCCGAGCAGAAATGGAGAAAGTATGCTGATGATAATCCTTTTGAATACTCCTTCCTCAATGAGGAATTTCAAAACCAGTATCAGTCGGAAGAAAGATTAGGCGCCTTGTTCTCCTTGTTCTCCGGTTTTGCCCTTTTCATTGCAGCTATAGGGTTATTCGGGCTGGCAGCCTATACTGTTCACCAAAGAAGCAAAGAAATAGGTATTAGAAAGGTACTTGGTGCTTCGGTGGGACAGTTGGTAGTGATGCTGAATGGTAATTTTTCAAAACTTATACTGTTTTCATGTCTGTTGGCTTTACCAATAGCCTGGTGGGCTATGGACCAGTGGCTCGATCAGTTTGCGTACAAGGTTGAAGTGGGCTGGGAAGTGTTTGTAATCGCAAGTGCCGTTGCCCTGTTCATTTCCTGGCTCACGGTGAGCTATCAATCTGTAAAGGCAGCACTGGTTAACCCGGTGGAAACACTAAAGGATGAGTAG